Proteins from a genomic interval of Ensifer canadensis:
- a CDS encoding ABC transporter permease: protein MTNVATETQSAPRTSRDWDMAAIAPFVALALLLILGYFANPNFISVANLLNVITRSAFIAIIALGATYVISSGGLDLSVGSMVAFVASLMILFINSGVIADPVLMLICAAILALVLGAACGLVNGLITTVGRIEPFIATLGTMGIYRGLTTWLSQGGAITLQDRELQQIYRPVYFGSVAGVPVPIIVIFVTAAIAAFVLYRTRYGRHVIAVGSNEDVARYSGISVNRVRTIAYVIQGLCVAVAVLLYVPRLGSTSATTGILWELQAITAVVVGGTALRGGVGRVWGTVCGAFILEIVGNIMLLSNFVSEYLIGAIQGAIIIIAMLVQRSLMRRT, encoded by the coding sequence ATGACGAATGTTGCAACCGAAACGCAGAGCGCTCCGCGAACGTCGCGAGATTGGGATATGGCGGCCATCGCGCCCTTTGTCGCGCTGGCACTGCTGCTCATCCTTGGCTATTTCGCCAATCCGAACTTCATTTCTGTCGCCAATCTTTTGAACGTCATCACGCGCAGCGCCTTCATCGCCATCATCGCGCTGGGTGCAACCTATGTGATTTCGTCCGGTGGGCTCGATCTTTCCGTTGGCTCGATGGTCGCCTTCGTCGCCAGCCTGATGATCCTGTTTATCAACAGCGGCGTTATTGCTGATCCCGTGTTGATGCTGATCTGCGCCGCGATCCTGGCGCTGGTGCTGGGTGCGGCGTGCGGGCTCGTCAACGGGCTGATCACCACCGTCGGCCGGATCGAGCCCTTCATCGCCACGCTCGGCACCATGGGCATCTACCGCGGGTTGACGACCTGGCTGTCGCAAGGCGGCGCGATCACGTTGCAGGACCGCGAACTCCAGCAGATCTATCGGCCGGTCTATTTCGGCTCGGTCGCCGGCGTGCCCGTGCCGATCATCGTGATCTTTGTGACCGCAGCGATCGCCGCCTTCGTGCTCTATCGCACGCGTTACGGCCGTCACGTCATTGCGGTCGGCTCCAACGAGGACGTCGCGCGCTATTCCGGCATCTCGGTCAACCGCGTGAGGACGATCGCCTATGTGATCCAGGGCCTCTGCGTCGCCGTCGCCGTCCTGCTCTACGTGCCGCGTCTCGGCTCCACATCGGCGACCACCGGCATCCTCTGGGAGTTGCAGGCAATCACGGCCGTCGTCGTCGGCGGAACGGCTCTGAGGGGCGGCGTCGGACGTGTCTGGGGCACGGTCTGCGGCGCCTTCATCCTGGAGATCGTCGGCAACATCATGCTGCTTTCGAACTTCGTCAGCGAATATCTGATCGGCGCCATCCAGGGCGCGATCATCATCATCGCCATGCTGGTGCAGCGGTCGCTCATGCGCCGCACCTGA
- a CDS encoding substrate-binding domain-containing protein, whose protein sequence is MRKQIIGLAVAAVAAFAGAAPGAWAQDKKVTIGVSIPAADHGWTAGVVFHAERVAKLLMQEHPGLNVIVKTSPDAATQANAVQDLAVQGLDALVILPSDPDPLVNAIQQVKDSGAFVALVDRAPSVNDSSIRDLYVAGNNPALGQVAGEYIKKTTPDAEVVVIRGLPIPIDQQRQDGFDKGIAGSNVKVLDRQYGNWNRDDAFRVMQDYLTKYPKIDVVWCQDDDMAVGVLEAIGQAKRTDIQYIVAGAGSKDMIKKVMDGDKMVPVDVLYPPAMVATAMQLTAAKFYDQVPVSGEYILDATLVTKDNAEQFYFPDSPF, encoded by the coding sequence ATGCGTAAACAAATTATCGGCCTGGCCGTTGCCGCCGTGGCGGCTTTTGCGGGTGCTGCACCGGGCGCGTGGGCGCAGGACAAGAAAGTCACTATCGGCGTATCGATCCCGGCAGCCGACCATGGCTGGACGGCCGGCGTCGTGTTCCATGCGGAACGCGTCGCCAAACTTCTGATGCAGGAGCATCCGGGCCTCAACGTCATCGTCAAGACGTCGCCGGACGCGGCCACTCAGGCAAATGCGGTGCAGGACCTTGCGGTGCAGGGGCTCGACGCGCTGGTCATCCTGCCGTCGGACCCGGATCCGCTGGTCAACGCCATCCAGCAGGTCAAGGATTCCGGGGCCTTCGTTGCGCTCGTCGACCGCGCGCCGTCGGTCAACGACAGCTCGATCCGCGATCTCTATGTCGCCGGCAACAACCCGGCGCTCGGCCAGGTCGCGGGCGAATATATCAAGAAGACGACGCCGGATGCCGAAGTCGTCGTTATCCGCGGTCTGCCGATCCCGATCGACCAGCAGCGCCAGGATGGTTTCGACAAGGGCATTGCCGGTTCCAACGTCAAGGTTCTCGACCGCCAGTACGGCAACTGGAACCGCGACGACGCCTTCCGCGTCATGCAGGACTACCTGACCAAATACCCGAAGATCGACGTGGTCTGGTGCCAGGACGACGACATGGCGGTCGGCGTTCTCGAAGCCATCGGCCAGGCAAAGCGCACGGATATCCAGTACATCGTTGCCGGTGCCGGCTCGAAGGACATGATCAAGAAGGTCATGGACGGCGACAAGATGGTCCCGGTCGACGTGCTCTATCCGCCGGCGATGGTCGCAACCGCAATGCAGCTCACGGCTGCCAAGTTCTACGACCAGGTCCCGGTCAGCGGCGAATACATCCTCGACGCCACGCTGGTGACCAAGGACAATGCCGAGCAGTTCTACTTCCCGGATTCTCCGTTCTGA
- a CDS encoding sugar ABC transporter ATP-binding protein: MTAAASQSAPPVLEARGISKTFGIVEVLRDIDVSVRPGEVHAIIGENGAGKSTLMKILAGNHLPTRGELAIGGRPVSFSGPVDAEQAGIVLVHQEILLAPDLTVAQNIYLGRELRKGLSVDDRAMNDGAARAIRDLGADLDPRTIVRRLSIAQRQLVQIARVLLVPHRVVIFDEPTASLTPHETEALLKVIKDIRAKGVGVLYISHRLPEVKEIADRVTVLRDGRVVAGHAAAELQPADMARLMVGRDVAKLYPERHGGPARDVVLEIEDFSVPGFARNATFQLRKGEILGFAGLVGAGRTELMEGIAGLRPGHGRIRHHGQTVNFSSVEASLKAGLVYLSEDRKGKGLLLTKDLRVNLTLASLSRFVKTLQIDRKKEADALDGAIREFDIRTGRKDILAGQLSGGNQQKLLLAKMMMLDPEIVIIDEPTRGIDIGNKEQIYKFIAKLAEEGRSIIVVSSEMPELIGISDRILVMRAGHIVGEVTGDKMNENEIVVLATGANTGEAA, translated from the coding sequence ATGACGGCTGCGGCATCCCAGAGTGCGCCACCCGTCCTCGAGGCGAGGGGCATTTCCAAGACGTTTGGCATCGTCGAGGTGCTGCGCGACATCGATGTGTCCGTGCGGCCCGGCGAAGTCCACGCCATCATCGGCGAAAACGGTGCCGGCAAATCCACGCTGATGAAGATCCTGGCCGGCAATCATTTGCCGACACGCGGCGAGCTGGCGATCGGTGGAAGGCCGGTGAGCTTTTCCGGCCCCGTCGATGCCGAGCAAGCCGGCATCGTCCTTGTCCACCAGGAAATCCTGCTCGCGCCGGATCTGACGGTGGCGCAGAACATCTATCTCGGCCGCGAACTGCGCAAAGGTCTTTCCGTCGACGACCGGGCCATGAACGATGGCGCGGCCAGAGCGATCCGTGATCTCGGTGCCGATCTCGACCCAAGGACCATTGTGCGCCGTCTGTCGATCGCCCAGCGCCAGCTGGTCCAGATCGCGCGGGTGCTGCTGGTGCCGCACCGGGTGGTGATCTTCGACGAGCCGACGGCGTCCCTGACGCCGCATGAAACTGAAGCGCTGCTCAAAGTGATCAAGGATATCCGCGCCAAGGGCGTCGGCGTTCTCTATATTTCGCACCGACTGCCGGAGGTGAAGGAGATCGCCGACCGGGTGACGGTGCTGCGCGACGGCCGGGTCGTTGCTGGGCACGCTGCCGCCGAGCTGCAGCCGGCCGACATGGCGCGGCTGATGGTCGGGCGCGATGTCGCAAAACTTTACCCCGAACGCCACGGTGGGCCTGCACGCGACGTCGTGCTCGAGATCGAAGACTTTTCGGTGCCGGGCTTCGCGCGCAACGCCACCTTTCAATTGCGCAAGGGCGAGATCCTCGGCTTTGCCGGGCTTGTCGGCGCCGGCCGAACCGAGTTGATGGAGGGCATTGCCGGGCTTCGTCCGGGTCATGGCCGGATCAGGCATCACGGCCAGACGGTGAATTTCTCGAGCGTTGAGGCGAGCCTCAAGGCCGGATTGGTCTATCTAAGCGAGGACCGAAAGGGCAAGGGCCTGTTGCTGACCAAGGATCTGAGGGTCAACCTGACGCTTGCGTCGCTGTCCCGCTTCGTCAAAACCCTGCAGATCGACCGCAAGAAGGAAGCCGACGCGCTCGACGGGGCGATCCGCGAGTTCGACATCCGAACCGGCCGCAAGGATATTCTTGCCGGGCAGCTGTCCGGCGGCAACCAGCAGAAGCTGCTGCTTGCCAAAATGATGATGCTCGATCCGGAGATCGTCATCATCGACGAGCCGACGCGCGGCATCGACATCGGCAACAAGGAGCAGATCTACAAATTCATCGCCAAGCTCGCAGAGGAGGGGCGGTCGATCATCGTCGTTTCTTCTGAAATGCCGGAGTTGATCGGTATTTCCGACCGCATCCTGGTCATGCGGGCGGGCCATATCGTCGGCGAAGTTACGGGAGACAAGATGAACGAAAACGAGATCGTCGTTCTTGCGACAGGCGCCAATACCGGGGAGGCCGCGTAA
- a CDS encoding sugar phosphate isomerase/epimerase family protein, giving the protein MKTIKGPGLFLAQFAGDAAPFNSFAAITKWAADCGYKGVQVPTWDTRLIDLRKAATSKAYCDELSGIARDNGVEITELSTHLQGQLVATHPAYDEVFDGFAVPEVRGNPGARQQWAVEQVKMALTASKNLGLNAMASFSGALAWPFVYPWPQRPAGLVETAFDELARRWKPILDHAEDCGVDICYEIHPGEDLHDGITFEMFLERTGNHGRANMLYDPSHYVLQCLDYLDNIDIYKDRIRMFHVKDAEFNPTGRQGVYGGYQGWVNRAGRFRSLGDGQVDFGAVFSKMAANDFSGWAVVEWECCLKHPEDGAREGAEFVRHHIIRVTEKAFDDFADGGTDEAANRRLLGI; this is encoded by the coding sequence ATGAAAACGATCAAGGGCCCTGGGCTGTTTCTTGCGCAGTTTGCCGGGGATGCGGCGCCGTTCAACTCGTTTGCGGCGATCACCAAGTGGGCTGCCGATTGCGGCTACAAGGGCGTGCAGGTGCCGACCTGGGATACCAGGCTGATCGACTTGCGGAAGGCGGCGACGTCGAAGGCCTATTGCGACGAGCTGTCCGGCATTGCCCGCGACAACGGCGTCGAGATCACCGAGCTGTCGACCCATCTGCAGGGCCAGCTGGTCGCCACCCATCCGGCCTATGACGAGGTGTTCGACGGTTTTGCCGTGCCGGAAGTGCGCGGCAATCCTGGGGCACGGCAGCAATGGGCGGTCGAGCAGGTGAAGATGGCGCTGACGGCGTCGAAGAACCTCGGGCTTAATGCGATGGCGAGCTTCTCCGGCGCGCTTGCCTGGCCGTTCGTCTATCCCTGGCCGCAGCGGCCGGCCGGCCTGGTCGAGACCGCCTTCGACGAACTGGCGCGGCGCTGGAAACCGATCCTCGACCATGCCGAGGATTGCGGCGTCGACATCTGCTACGAGATCCATCCGGGCGAGGACCTGCACGACGGCATCACCTTCGAGATGTTTTTAGAGCGCACCGGCAACCATGGCCGCGCCAACATGCTCTACGACCCCTCGCACTATGTGCTGCAGTGCCTCGACTATCTCGACAACATCGACATCTACAAGGATCGCATCCGGATGTTCCACGTCAAGGATGCCGAGTTCAACCCGACCGGGCGGCAGGGCGTCTATGGCGGCTACCAGGGCTGGGTCAACCGGGCCGGGCGTTTCCGCTCGCTCGGCGACGGCCAGGTCGATTTCGGCGCGGTGTTTTCCAAGATGGCGGCCAATGATTTTTCCGGCTGGGCGGTGGTGGAATGGGAGTGCTGTCTGAAGCATCCCGAAGACGGCGCGCGCGAAGGCGCCGAGTTCGTCAGGCACCACATCATCCGGGTTACCGAAAAGGCCTTCGATGACTTTGCCGACGGCGGCACCGACGAGGCCGCCAACCGGCGCCTGCTGGGGATCTGA
- a CDS encoding CidA/LrgA family protein yields the protein MEGLFVILLCQLVGEIVVRTLDLSMPAPALGIVLLLVYLWFADRRAGLEDGTAHTRVSGVADALLKNLGVLFVPLGVGVMQNYRLIYEYAGTIVVAVVVSTLVTLMVTVGAFLFASRMSGAGGAGDGH from the coding sequence ATGGAAGGACTGTTTGTCATACTGCTCTGTCAACTGGTCGGCGAGATCGTTGTCAGGACGCTCGACCTGAGCATGCCAGCACCCGCACTCGGTATCGTGCTCCTGCTTGTCTATCTCTGGTTTGCCGACAGGAGAGCCGGGTTGGAAGATGGCACCGCCCACACCCGGGTCAGCGGCGTGGCCGACGCTCTGCTCAAGAACCTCGGTGTGCTGTTCGTGCCCCTTGGCGTTGGGGTGATGCAGAACTACCGGCTGATCTACGAATATGCCGGCACGATCGTCGTCGCCGTCGTGGTGTCGACCCTTGTGACTTTGATGGTGACGGTGGGAGCTTTCCTGTTCGCGAGCAGGATGTCGGGCGCAGGAGGGGCTGGCGATGGACACTAG
- a CDS encoding LrgB family protein: MDTSGRVFELWVYLSTSPLTWLTVTIGAYIAAQRLAALSGFNPIVNPVLIAVVLVISILAATGTSYSTYFDGAQFVHFALGPATVALAVPLYRNRTLIRQNLVPVVVALVAGSLTAIVCATGVAILLGAPDSVAISLAPKSATAGIAVGISQQLGGDPALTALLVIFTGVFGAIIVTPLMNLLRIRNYAARGFAAGLTSHGIGTARAFQVNEIAGTFSGLAMALNGILTSAIAAIVLGLLL, from the coding sequence ATGGACACTAGCGGTCGCGTGTTCGAGCTTTGGGTCTATCTCTCGACCAGCCCGCTCACGTGGCTGACCGTGACGATCGGCGCCTATATCGCCGCTCAGCGGCTTGCGGCGCTCAGCGGTTTCAACCCCATCGTCAATCCTGTGCTGATCGCCGTCGTCCTGGTGATCTCGATACTGGCTGCCACCGGGACATCCTATTCAACCTATTTCGACGGGGCGCAGTTCGTGCATTTTGCACTGGGACCTGCGACGGTGGCGCTTGCTGTTCCCCTTTACCGGAACCGGACACTGATCCGGCAGAACCTCGTGCCCGTCGTCGTTGCGCTTGTCGCGGGCAGCCTGACGGCGATCGTTTGCGCCACGGGTGTCGCCATCCTGCTCGGCGCACCTGACAGTGTGGCGATATCTCTGGCGCCGAAGTCGGCAACGGCCGGCATCGCCGTCGGCATCTCGCAGCAACTCGGCGGCGACCCGGCCCTGACAGCGCTTCTCGTCATCTTCACCGGAGTGTTCGGGGCAATCATCGTCACGCCGCTGATGAACCTTCTGCGGATCCGGAATTATGCCGCGCGCGGGTTTGCGGCCGGCCTGACGTCGCACGGCATCGGCACGGCACGGGCTTTCCAGGTCAACGAAATTGCCGGGACGTTCTCGGGCCTTGCGATGGCGCTCAACGGCATATTGACCTCAGCCATCGCCGCCATTGTCCTCGGGCTGCTGCTCTGA
- a CDS encoding nucleobase:cation symporter-2 family protein, producing the protein MNIHNPTAAPTRPTELVLGLDDRPSPPIAFLAALQHLLAIIVPIVTPGLLICQALGVSLRDTNMIVSMSLVISGIATFVQCRRFGPLGAGLLIVQGTSFNFVGPLIAGGVLMVKQGTPVETVMACIFGVVIAGSFIEMGLSRVLPFVKRLITPLVTGIVVLMIGLTLIKVGLISMGGGFAAMSQGTFANGENLLLSGVVLGLIIALNRIPVVWVRSSAIMLALAAGCLLAAWMGRLDFAGVHQAAWFQAPVPFHFGVDFSWSLFAPMVVIYLVTSLEAIGDITATSKISRQPIEGPLWMERIKGGVLVNGVNSLLAGIFNTFPSSVFAQNNGIIQLTGVASRHVGIYIAAVLVLLGLFPTVAGVIQAVPEPVLGGAVIVMFGAVAASGINILAGVHLDRRALLIIAISLALGLGVSQVPEFVTHMPRALADVLESGVATGGICAVFLNWLLPERQEEIID; encoded by the coding sequence ATGAACATACACAATCCCACCGCCGCGCCAACGCGGCCGACCGAACTCGTGCTCGGCCTCGACGATCGCCCCTCGCCGCCGATCGCCTTTCTTGCAGCGCTGCAGCATTTGCTGGCAATCATCGTGCCGATCGTCACGCCAGGCCTGCTGATCTGCCAGGCACTCGGTGTCTCTCTTCGCGACACGAACATGATCGTGTCGATGTCCTTGGTCATCTCGGGGATCGCAACCTTCGTTCAATGTCGCCGTTTCGGCCCGCTCGGCGCGGGCCTGCTGATCGTTCAGGGAACAAGCTTCAACTTCGTCGGCCCGTTGATTGCCGGCGGCGTGTTGATGGTGAAGCAGGGGACGCCGGTCGAAACCGTGATGGCGTGCATATTCGGCGTCGTCATCGCCGGATCCTTCATCGAAATGGGCCTTTCGCGCGTGCTGCCCTTCGTCAAGCGCCTGATCACCCCTCTCGTCACCGGCATCGTCGTCCTGATGATCGGCCTTACCTTGATCAAGGTCGGCCTGATCAGCATGGGCGGAGGCTTTGCCGCGATGTCGCAGGGCACCTTTGCCAACGGCGAAAACTTGCTGCTGTCAGGCGTCGTGCTTGGGCTTATCATTGCGCTCAACCGCATTCCGGTCGTCTGGGTCCGCAGTAGCGCCATCATGCTGGCGCTCGCCGCCGGTTGTCTGCTGGCGGCATGGATGGGTCGCCTCGACTTTGCCGGCGTGCATCAGGCAGCCTGGTTCCAGGCGCCGGTGCCGTTTCATTTCGGCGTCGACTTCTCGTGGTCGCTGTTTGCGCCGATGGTGGTCATCTATCTCGTCACGTCGCTTGAGGCGATCGGCGACATCACCGCCACCAGCAAGATCTCGCGCCAGCCGATCGAAGGTCCGCTTTGGATGGAGAGGATCAAGGGCGGCGTTCTCGTCAACGGCGTGAACTCGCTGCTGGCGGGCATCTTCAACACCTTCCCAAGCTCTGTGTTTGCGCAGAACAACGGCATCATCCAATTGACCGGAGTCGCCAGCCGTCACGTCGGCATCTACATCGCTGCCGTGCTGGTCCTGCTAGGGCTGTTCCCGACGGTTGCCGGCGTCATCCAGGCCGTGCCGGAACCGGTCCTCGGCGGTGCCGTCATCGTCATGTTCGGCGCGGTTGCCGCCTCCGGCATCAACATCCTCGCCGGCGTTCATCTGGACCGCCGCGCGCTTCTGATCATCGCCATCTCGCTTGCCCTCGGGCTCGGCGTCTCTCAGGTTCCCGAGTTCGTCACGCATATGCCCCGGGCGCTCGCGGACGTACTGGAATCGGGCGTGGCAACCGGCGGCATCTGCGCGGTCTTCCTCAACTGGCTTCTGCCCGAGCGCCAGGAAGAAATCATCGACTGA
- a CDS encoding Gfo/Idh/MocA family protein, with product MAIEGTSEKRERRIRLGMVGGGSGAFIGAVHRIAARLDDHYELVAGALSSTPDKAESSGRELGLDPSRVYSDFKQMAIREAKLKDGIEAVAIVTPNHVHYAAAKEFLKRGIHVICDKPLTSTLSDAKKLKKAADDSDALFVLTHNYTGYPMVRQARAMVQNGDIGAIRLVQMEYPQDWLTENIEQSGQKQAAWRTDPARSGAGGSTGDIGTHAYNLGAFVSGLELEELAADLDSFVEGRQLDDNAHVMMRFKAKDGERAKGLLWCSQVAPGHENGLMVRVYGTKGGLEWTQKDPNYLWYTPFGEPKRLLTRAGAGSGPAAARVSRIPSGHPEGYLEGFANIYTEAARAIFAKRKGEAIDAAVTYPTIDDGMKGMAFVDACVQSSKRNGAWVKV from the coding sequence ATGGCAATCGAGGGAACGAGCGAGAAGCGCGAGCGGCGGATCAGGCTCGGCATGGTCGGCGGCGGTTCGGGCGCCTTCATCGGCGCGGTGCACCGCATCGCCGCCCGGCTCGACGATCACTACGAACTGGTGGCCGGCGCCCTGTCGTCGACGCCGGACAAGGCCGAAAGCTCCGGCCGCGAGCTCGGGCTTGATCCGTCGCGGGTCTATTCCGACTTCAAGCAAATGGCGATCCGCGAGGCCAAGCTGAAGGACGGCATCGAGGCGGTGGCGATCGTCACCCCCAACCATGTGCACTATGCCGCCGCCAAGGAATTCCTGAAGCGCGGTATCCATGTGATCTGCGACAAGCCGCTGACCTCGACGCTTTCGGATGCGAAGAAACTGAAGAAGGCGGCCGACGACAGCGATGCGCTGTTCGTGCTCACCCACAACTACACCGGCTATCCGATGGTGCGCCAGGCGCGCGCGATGGTTCAAAATGGCGACATCGGCGCTATCAGGCTGGTGCAGATGGAATATCCGCAGGACTGGCTGACGGAGAACATCGAGCAGTCGGGCCAGAAACAGGCGGCCTGGCGCACCGATCCGGCCCGCTCCGGCGCCGGCGGCTCGACCGGCGACATCGGCACCCATGCCTATAATCTCGGCGCCTTCGTCTCCGGGCTGGAACTGGAAGAACTTGCCGCCGATCTCGACAGCTTCGTCGAAGGCCGTCAGCTCGACGACAATGCCCATGTGATGATGCGCTTCAAGGCCAAGGACGGTGAGCGCGCCAAGGGGCTCTTATGGTGCAGCCAGGTGGCGCCCGGCCACGAGAACGGCCTGATGGTGCGGGTCTACGGCACCAAGGGTGGGCTCGAATGGACGCAGAAGGACCCGAACTATCTCTGGTACACGCCGTTCGGCGAGCCGAAGCGGCTGCTCACCCGGGCTGGTGCCGGCTCCGGCCCGGCCGCCGCTCGCGTCAGCCGCATTCCTTCTGGCCACCCCGAAGGCTATCTCGAAGGGTTTGCCAATATCTACACCGAAGCGGCCCGGGCGATCTTCGCCAAACGAAAGGGCGAGGCGATCGATGCCGCCGTCACCTATCCGACAATCGACGACGGTATGAAGGGCATGGCCTTCGTCGATGCCTGCGTGCAGTCGTCAAAACGAAACGGCGCCTGGGTAAAGGTGTAG
- a CDS encoding alpha/beta hydrolase, with protein MVAMLVFVLAACGGHPKGVLTPVADTAPDSSRVNMLITTTRSRSENPGEMYSGERALAPTFVDMTVSIPSDTVRKAGEVAWPKKLPPNPATDFATLKADDLDMAGAKSWLSASVRKSPDKSVFVFVHGFNNRFEDSVYRFAQIVHDSGVHSAPILITWPSRGSLLAYGYDRESTNYTRNALENLFQYLYRDPEVKEVSILAHSMGNWLALEALRQMAIRNGELPAKFKNVMLAAPDVDVDVFRQQIADMGEKHPNFTLFVSRDDRALAVSRRVWGDVSRLGAIDPEQAPFKKELADNKITVIDLTKIKAGDSLNHGKFAESPEIVRLIGSRISDGQTLTDSRVGLGDQILVATTGTAAAVGNAAGLVLAAPVAVVDQNTRDNYADHLGSSAARTNRAATASGCDPTRPTTPGCNR; from the coding sequence ATGGTTGCCATGCTTGTGTTTGTGCTGGCCGCATGCGGCGGGCATCCGAAGGGCGTGCTGACGCCGGTCGCAGATACAGCCCCGGATTCAAGCCGGGTCAACATGCTGATCACGACGACGCGCAGCCGGTCGGAAAATCCCGGAGAAATGTATAGCGGCGAGCGCGCCCTGGCGCCCACCTTCGTCGACATGACCGTTTCCATTCCGTCAGACACCGTGCGCAAGGCTGGCGAGGTCGCCTGGCCGAAAAAGCTGCCGCCCAATCCGGCAACGGATTTTGCGACGCTGAAGGCGGACGATCTGGACATGGCCGGCGCCAAATCATGGCTGAGCGCGAGTGTGCGCAAAAGTCCTGACAAGAGCGTTTTCGTCTTCGTTCACGGCTTCAACAACCGCTTCGAAGACTCTGTCTATCGTTTTGCCCAGATCGTCCATGATTCCGGCGTCCACAGCGCCCCCATTCTGATCACGTGGCCGTCTCGCGGCAGCCTGCTTGCCTACGGCTACGATCGCGAAAGCACCAACTACACGCGCAATGCGCTCGAAAACCTGTTCCAGTACCTCTACCGCGACCCGGAAGTGAAGGAGGTCTCGATCCTCGCGCACTCGATGGGCAACTGGCTGGCGCTTGAGGCGTTGCGCCAGATGGCAATCCGCAATGGCGAACTGCCCGCAAAGTTCAAGAACGTCATGCTGGCGGCACCCGATGTCGACGTCGATGTCTTCCGCCAGCAGATCGCCGACATGGGCGAGAAGCACCCGAACTTCACGCTGTTCGTATCCCGCGACGATCGAGCTCTGGCAGTCTCGCGCCGGGTCTGGGGCGACGTTTCCCGGCTCGGGGCGATCGATCCGGAGCAGGCGCCGTTCAAGAAGGAGCTCGCGGACAACAAGATCACGGTGATCGACCTGACGAAGATCAAGGCCGGCGACAGCCTCAATCACGGCAAGTTCGCGGAATCGCCCGAAATCGTTCGCCTCATCGGTTCGCGCATCTCCGACGGCCAGACGCTGACAGACAGCCGGGTCGGTCTCGGCGACCAGATCCTGGTGGCAACGACCGGAACGGCCGCGGCCGTCGGCAACGCGGCCGGTCTGGTTCTTGCAGCACCCGTCGCCGTCGTCGATCAGAACACCCGCGACAACTACGCCGATCACCTCGGCAGTTCGGCTGCGAGAACCAACCGTGCTGCGACGGCGAGCGGATGCGACCCGACGCGACCGACCACGCCGGGATGCAACAGATAA